Sequence from the Panicum virgatum strain AP13 chromosome 5N, P.virgatum_v5, whole genome shotgun sequence genome:
ACGCGTCTGCCGGGATCGGGTACGGCCACAGGTACCGGGCACCAGCCGCCAGTGTCAGCGACAGGCCCAGCCCCATCACCGTGTTGAATGCAGGGCCCGCGTAGCAGCCCGACACTGTCGTCTGGGCGCCCGCGGTGCCTCTGTGCACGGCCAAGGCCACATCCGCCACCAGGTCCCCAACGAGTTGCCCCACGCCAGCACCGTCGTGTCCAGCAGGCTCGCCTTCACGCCGGCAACTAGCCCGATCACCACCAGCTCGCGCGCCAGTATAGATGTCCATTCAGGCCGCTCGGCCCGGCCCCTGCCCGGTAACCTCCGGGTCGTGCCTGGCCCGGCTGTATTCCTTAGCAGGCCGTGCCGGGTCAGCCCACGGGCTGCGCCGACGGGCCAGACATGGGCCAACAGACCTGTTTCGTGCCGGGCCAGCCCGCGGAGCCTGGCTTGCTTGTTGGGCTCGGGCCCCCCGCAGCCCACGATGGGGGCGCCGGTGCTCGACCGCGGGAGGAGGCGTGGTGGACCGGCAAGGCGCAGCCACGCAGGTCGCGAGAggaggcgcggcgacggcggcggataGGAGGCGCGGTGGACCGGCgaggcgatggcggcggagAGGCATGGCGATGGCGGCCCACGAAGCGGCGCTAGATCTAGGGGCCAGCCTAGCCGGCTACGGTTGCGGGGCAAggggcggcgtcgaggaggcggcggccggtgagGAGGAGCCGAGGACCTCCTCCGGCGGGGAGTCGAGGAGTCGGGGGAGGCGGATTGGTGGGGggaggggcggggggggggggggagcactGCGCGAGGGCCGAGGGGAGGGGTgctgcgcgtggcggcggccgacgggGAGTCGAATCGGGGGAGTCGAGGAGTCGGATGGGGTCGGGGGGACGGGGGGTGCAAGGGTTTGTCGCTGTGCGGCTGTGGGATAGGCTGTGTGCTTGTGTAGGTCTTTGGAGTTAGCAGTCCAACATCAGGCCGGTCTGCTAACTCCGTGCCGGGTCGTGCCAGCCCACGGGATAGGGTGACGGCCCAAGCCCAGGCACGGTTGACGGGCCGGGCTAGCCCAGGCACGGTGGAGAGCGGGCCAGTCCGTGCTTGGGTCGGGCCAAATTGACCGTGCTTGGGCCGGCCAACAGACTGCGGGCTGCATGGGCATCTATATGCGCTAGCATGTAGGACCATAGCACGGACGTCAAGAACCCGCCAGCGGGCCATGGGAGGCAGCGGAGGCCGTGGCGTGGGCCGCCACGGCCGCGAGGACGGCCCCCGCCACCACCGTGGAGAGCAGGACGGTGGGGCTGGAGGGGCAGGAGATGGCGGCCATGAGGACCGGCACGAGGAGCGCCGAGGCCACGGCGTAGCGCTTGGACCATCGGAGCACTACAATGTCCGGGATTGCCAGTCACACCAGATCCGGCTGGAAATTATAGAGGCTTTAAAAGAGCCAAATGATTGAAAAATTACATTTATTGTTCATCTAATCCTTGCATCCAAATATCTTTTTTATTAGAGTTAGTCAGAGTTAGTCATGAGCTAGAAACTAACTCTAACCTCTAACTGAGTTAGAGTATACAAACAGGGCGTATGTTTAACTTTTACACACCGTTCAAAGCTAATGCGTGTCCGAATGTAAAGATACATGATTGGCGTGTCTGAACGTAAAGATACATGATTGGAGGATCTTGCATCAAACGGCCTGTAAAAGAAGCCCTCTGCTTAAGTTTTCTCCTCTCAAAATTGCTGAATTCCACGTCGATCGATTTGTCACATCGTCACCTACACATGCACAACCGCAGCAGCCTGAGTCGAGCCAATCCGCTTAGAGACGTGAACTGCCCGCCCGCACGTCTTGCGCTCCCCCAACCGGCCGGCGCTCTATATAAACCGCCATGCGCTCCTCGCCGCTCCACGCATGCAGCCCAACCACAGGGGCGCGAGAGGGAGATCGAGCACCCACCTGCTCGCGGTCGGTGTTGAGACAATCCAATCCACAGTGTTGTGCTTCTTCCCCGACCGGCCGCCATCGACCGGCTTAATTTAGCCCTCAGACTGAGAGAGGAGATAGTGGCCACACAAGGACGGACACTCCCTCCCCGGTTCGATTTCCTCGTCGATCCGCTCCTCCCGttcccgtccccgtccccggccCCGTCTCCGATCCGCGGGTAGGATAGTGCGACTGATTGATCCGGTCGACCACCGGAGTTCATGGGGACAGCTGCCGGCGATGGGGGCCACCccctcggcgcggcggcggcggagcacaaGGTGAACCTGACGGCGCAGCGGCCGTTCGCGGAGGTGCTGCGGACGGGCCTCGCGGAGACGTTCTTCCCCGACGACCCGTTCCGGGGGTTCGGGTCGCTCCCGCCCGCCGAGCGCGCGTGGGGCGGGCTCAAGTACTTCGTCCCGGCCCTCGAGTGGGCGCCGCGCTACACCCTCGGCAAGTTCAAGTACGACCTCCTCGCCGGCGTCACCATCGCCAGCCTCGCCATCCCGCAGGGCATCAGCTACGCCAAGCTCGCCAACCTCCCGCCCATCATCGGCCTCTGTACGCACGCACGCGCCGCCCTGCCGTGGCACCTCTCTCCTCCTCTGTCGATTCCTGACCAGTGACCACCACCGGATGCGCATTAATTCCCCTCACATTTATtgtgtttttttgttttgtccTGTGCGCTGCTGCTAGATTCGAGCTTCGTGCCGCCGCTGCTGTACGCGGTGTTCGGGAGCTCCAACAACCTGGCGGTggggacggtggcggcggcgtcgctgctGCTGGCGTCCATCGTTGAGGCGGAGGTCCCGCGGGACGACAACCCGGAACTGTACCTGCAGATCTTCTACACCGCCGCCTTCTTCACCGGCGTCATCCAGACCGCACTGGGCGTCTTCAGGTACGTAACAGTTAGGCACGATCCTTCTCTTTGATGATCCGTTTGCATGCCTTTGGTCAACCGGTTCTATCTAGTAGTACTCCTAGCCGCTCGGAATCGAACACACGAGTTTCATCCATGGTTACGCTGTCTGGTGTGAAGGTTAGGTCTGATAGTGGATTTCCTGTCGCGGTCGACCATCACCGGGTTcatgggcggcacggcggcgatcATCATCCTGCAGCAGCTCAAGGGGATGCTGGGGATGAAGCACTTCACGTCCAAGACCGACGTCGTCTCCGTCGTGCGCTCCATCTTCCTTTACAGGGACGAGGTGAGTGAGATGATCGCGCGCATGCATTTCTCCTCGATCTCCTCTGCACCTTCAGTTCCATTCCCATCGCAGGACATGACACTGCAGGAGTAGAAGTTGCTTCCTCCTTTGCTTCTTCCCACTTTTTTTGGGcagtttttctttcatttttccttGGGTTCCAAAATTCAAATGCGCTTGTTAATTAATTTCCGGCGAAGTAATCCAATCTTATCGGCTAAAAGTGGCATGCAACCGTACGCTGAGAGGCCTAGCCGTCTAGTAACTGACAAGACGTGTTGTGGTTGGAACTTGTTCCTAACCGCTCTCAGTAACTTCTCCGAGGAGTAGGAGCCaaggaaagaaaaacaaaaatcaaCTTCCATTCTCCGTAATTTTACTCGTGCCCAATGTTCACTACTCATCGAAACTCTCCAGTTATCTGTAGAACAGCTTTTCCTTTCCTTTAACAAGCTAGCGGTTTCTCGAACTGAAATAATAGAATTGAACTGGCTGTCTCTGAACAAACAGTTTCAGAACAAGACAAGCATATCTCAATGATGGCTGATGGACGAACACACATGTTTACTTGTGACTAGATCTTGTCCTTATAACAAAAGACCCGAAATCATTGCTGTGTGGATCCCAAAACTGACAAGTCGTGGTATATTAGTACGTAGTCGTATGCACTGGGTAGATGTCGACATGCATGTGGTGCTTGTTTTTCAACAACCCTCGGGGAGTTTTCGACCCCGGAGGGACCCTGCATAATTTGGTGACACTGGCCAACGTCAGATAAAGTGTGATGATCCCTGTCCATCGTGCCCATCAAAATCAGCAGATGTTTATACAGCTTCTACGTGTAGAACATTCCcatatattttctaaaaaaacaaatgATTTGAGTGGGAATTTGTACGTGTAAGGTTCTGAAATGTAACTGTCTGAAATTTTGTATGTCTCTTTTCCCTTGCGCAGTGGAGGTGGCAGAGTGCAGTTCTCGGCGTAGGCTTCCTCCTGTTCTTGCTGTTAAGCAAGCAACTGGTAAGTGGGTTTTAGAGCATGTAATCCTAATCAACACACACACTTTCTTAATTTATTTCTACGATACTGTTTATATCAACTACTCTACGTCTCTACCTCCTTTCTTAAGTTTGACGTTggttagctcaaaatttaacaaacTAGTGTTAATTAAACATTaaaggatggagggagtataccaTGATTGTGTTTTGATTCGGCAAATTTCAGAGAAAGAAAAGGCCAAACTTGTTCTGGGTGTCGGCCATTGCGCCATTCATGGTTGTCATCATCGGTGGCATCTTCGCTTTCTTGGTCAAAGGAAACGAGCACGGGATCCCAATTGTAAGCCGTCCATGGCCAGAATCCCTCGATGTTCAGGCTTCAGAGCGACATAATTTTTCAGCAGATCCATGCGTGACTGTTTCAGTGGCTTATTTACTTGTTTATGTGTTGGTGCGCAGGTAGGTGACCTGAAGAAAGGGATCAATCCACTGTCCATTTCGCAGCTAACGTTCAAGGGCAAGCACGTCAACACAGCTGTGAAAGCAGGATTCTTGTCTGGGATCCTCGCACTGGCAGTACGAACATGTTTGCCCCATCTCTCCGCTTTTTTGAATTTATGTTTTTCTGTTACTGGAAGTGTTTCTCATCAGACTGTCTCGATCGCTCTCAGGAAGGGATCGCCGTCGGCCGGAGCCTGGCGCTGATCAAGAACGAGCAGATCGACGGGAACAAGGAGATGATCGCGTTCGGCATCATGAACATCGCGGGGTCCTGCACCTCCTGCTACCTCACGACGGGCCCCTTCTCCAAGTCTGCGGTGAACTTCCACGCCGGGTGCCGGACGCCCATGTCGAACGTGGTGATGTCGGTGTGCATCATGCTGGTGCTGCTGTTCCTTGCTCCGCTCTTCAAGTACACCCCGCTGGTGGCGCTGTCCTCCATCATCGTGGTCGCCATGATCGGGCTCATCAAGGTCAAGGAGTTCCTACACCTCTACCGGGTGGACAAGTTCGACTTCTGCATCTGCATGGTCGCCTTCGTCGGCGTCGTCTTCTTCACCATGGTCATCGGCCTCGGCGCATCAGTAAGTACCCCCTGGCTGCAGTTGCTCTGCTTGGTGCCAAGTCTCTCTGCGCACTGCTGATGCGCTGCTTCGCTCGAACTGTGCACGGTGCAGATAGGCTTGTCAGTGATCAGAGCACTGCTGCACGTAGCGAGGCCGACCACCTGCAAGCTCGGAAGCATGGCGGGAGGCGAGATCTTCTGCGACGTCAGGCACTACCCGCACGCGAGGAACATCCCCAACGTTCTCGTGCTGCAGCTGGGATCTCCCATCTATTTCGTCAACGCGGGTTACTTGCGAGAAAGGTGAGCACACTGCGTGATCAGATcatgtctttttcttcttcctactTCCCTTGTGAAGTGATGCTAATCTGCCGTGCATGTTCCAGGATTTTGAGATGGGTAGAAGATGAGGAGAGCGTTAGCAAGGCAGACGGGCAAGATCTACAGTACGTGATCCTTGATCTTGGTGGTATGGCCATCCGCCCATTTCATCTCTTTTCAAGTTCAGGCCACAGGTGTTGAGCTCGATCACATGTCTGAATCTGAACATTGCACAGGTGTCAGTTCGATCGACAACACGGGGATCGGGATGCTAGGAGAAGTTCACAAGAGCCTTGACCGGAAAGGGGTCACGGTGATGTCCAACGCCATACTTGTTATTTGCCCACAGCTTGAATTTCCAGCAGCAGAATCTGATCGGTCCCGCATTTTCTGAACCTTGCAGGTAGCTCTGACGAACCCCAGGCTGGAGGTAACAGAGAAGCTGGTGCTGTCCGGGTTCATCAGGGACAAGGTAGGGAAGGAGTGGGTGTTCCTCACAGTGAAGGACGCCATCACGGCGTGCCGGTACGGGCTCCAGAGATCCAGAGGCAAGCAGGAGGACAGTGAAGTATAGCTAGTGACCAGTGTCCATGGATTGTGTGTGTTTTAGGAAGGCAGATGTAGGTGTAGATATTGTTGGGTGGCTCAGCATGGATATTGCGTGTGGAACTGGGTGGGGATAGGTCTTTGGTAGCAGTTTGCATAACGCAGAAGAATAGGATAATAGCTCTTGTTTGCTAGAAGTGATGGGAAACCACGAACTGGAAGAGTTTCTTTTCTTCGAAGCATTGACTTCCTTACTAACAAGATATAATCATTTCAAAAGGGGCAGAACACATGGAAATTAACTGTGATGAGCGCACTACGACCAGATCCGCAAGGGCAAGGTGGTGGCACCAACAAATTAGTCtacaaaacaaataaataattttacacTACGAACATATCGCATATAACTAAATTCACACACGAACGAACAGGTTAACATCGCGAACTAAATTTTGCTAAGAATGAAAAATTACGTAGTGTCTCCTATGGAtcataattaaaaaaatgaatggATCTATCTGTTGCTAACTCGAGTGATCCGGAGTATTCCATCATTCAAGTGATTTGGGCCTTCGTTTCATCCAAATTTAGTACTAGAAGAATTAGAGTGAATCAAAAGACTTGGTCACCCGAAATTTATAAGCCTCAAATCAGGAATCAACAGACCCAAAAAAAACTAAAAGGCATGGTTTCAACACAAAAGAGAACAAAGATATTAatataaaaaatacaaaaaaacaaAGTTTTCTATGGAATACAAAATCTCACAATTCTCGGAGAACCCTGTGTAAATCCCGCAGAGGCAAAGGGTAACATAAAAAGCAAGAATATCAATTTTTTCAAAACCCTCAAAATTATTCTAAGGAATACAAAATTTCAGAATTCTTGGAAGAACCTTATGTAATCCCAAAAATGTAAAGGTAAAATGACAGAAGAACAAAAAAACTGAATTAGAGACTTAGTAATTACAACAAACCATGAATATATGACAGTGTAAAGAATATAGTAAAATTGTAAGATAGATTCTGTGACTTAAACAAAAAATGGATACTAAATAATTGGTAATTACACCAAACTCATATATAAATAACAGTACAATGAGCACTGTAAAATCATATGAAATAAATTGTAAatataaacaaataaaaaaattaaaactggTCAAATTACACCCACTTAATATTCAATTGACAGTATGAGGATGATTGTAGGTTTTTAAGAAATTAACTTTGAATATAACCAAATCGAAGTGTATTCATACTGTCAATATAACAAATCAGATATTATTGGTAAATTAAAAAGAAGTCAAGGTTGTACCATATATATGCCACAACTCCAAGAAAAAACCACATCTATAACTGTATGAAATTATTGATCGTCACAGTCAAACAAAATAATGCCAAGTTAATGGTAGTGATAGTACTCATACAGAAAACTTCAAGCTATACATAGCTCATATTGTAGCTATACATAGAAGTTGCATCATTCAATTCTGGCATCCATCAAAAAATAGAGAGATAATCAAGAGATAAGAGCCTGCATAAGCATTCAGAGCATGAAATTGAACACAAATATCTGAATATTTAAGCTacaagttgagaaatattttgattgacatGCTGCCTCATGGTCCTAACACGAACAAATCAAACAAAGAACACTAGTGGCTATACTACGCCACTCGGCATAGCTCCCATCGCGCAATTCTCGCTGAGGCCCACATCCTGCAGGCAGCCGCACAACTAAATCAAGCTAGATTCAGACGAAAAACCTTCAGCGCAACCACAAAGCGATGTGTCGAATCACCAGATATGAAATCAGAGTTCAACTCAGCAAACTGATATGTACGCGACCACATCACCACGAAGTACTGTGAAAATCAAACCTAAATCACTTGTCTTGAACAAACAAAATTCCAAAATCAGCTCACTCGCAAACATGAAAATAGCACATGATTACGTCCATCAACTAAGACTACAAAATCAACCACGAAAAACACTGCATCCTCTAAATTCAAAAGGCAAAATAGATACAACAACGAGACAAACCTGGGAAACTAATTCAATCGCAACTACACTGATTTTAAGAAACCTCAATCCCCTTACATGCAACGCATAAACAAACAGGCAAAAAATTGAGGAATACCCAAGCTCCTAAGACCACGTAACCATGGAAATAACTGAGGCATCCGACTATGAATAGAGCAACCAATCAACTAAGGCATCTAATCAATCGCAACTACAACGATTTGAAGAAAACCACCCGCAGCACTAATACTCAGAATTCAAATGGGAAGAATTAGAACAAACCACCAAATCGAACAATTCACTCAGCAAAATACAAGAGTAACTGCAGATAGAGCATAATACAAACGAACGGAATCGAGTGAATTAATTAGCGGAAATTAAAGCTGAAGAAAAGATCAGGTCGAAACCCTAGAATTGCTTGACCTCAAGGGAGCCAACCATGCGAAATGGATATGAAGAGCAAATGAGTTGAATAGAAACTTCCAGGCGTCGGAGGGGGAGGGTAGGCTCGACTCCCAAAATACATAAAGCGAAGCTTCAAGCAGGCCAGTGtcagagatataaaaataaaaggaaTAAAAAGGAGTAAGCATATGAATCAGAAGAAGCCCGAAACAAATTCAACGGCCACAAAATCGAGTGACAGAGACGCATGAATCCCTCATCATGTGAGCTGTAGCTTTTCGTAAAATAAAAATAGGAAGAAAAtgaacagaaaagaaaaaagagagaagaagaaaaatggaaaaCCTTGCCAGTTGGTTGTGAGCCTGTGGTTGGGACCCCTCCGCGCATGCATGGGCTGATTGTCTACTGAAATAGTGGGCTGAAAATATAATTGGGCCAATTCAGTCCTGCGGCCCGTCCGTGCATTTGTTCGGCGACATTTAAACTGCCCGCGGGCCGCGGAAAACTCCCCCATAGTAGATCAAGCAACCCGGTCTCATCCATTTCCCATCCGATCCATAAGAAAACCACCTGAAGCTCAGAACCCGCGTCACCTCAacgcccagccagcagccacgCCTGAACCAGGGCCTAAAGTTGATGCATCAGCACCAAACCTGGGAGAGCATGTATTGCCAGATTTTTTAATCACACAATACAACTCAAACACTAACAATGCAAGCACACTCACCTTATGAACGTACGTACGAAAACTCTATCCCTATAAGCATCTTCGAATACTGAACCGGTGAATCATCAAAACTGACGAAGTCACCATAAATACCTCACTATCAACAGAAACATCACCTACCACTAAGAGCATGTGCTGTCAGATGATGAACGGGTGTCCGTAGCTGTCCTACTCAGCGAGTTCCTAGTGCCTAGGGATGGAAACGGAACGGATTCGCATGGAATTAGAATCGGATAGCACCTTTTACCATATTTTAAATCGAATACATATATAGATTTAAATATTCTCGGATACGAATGCAAAACGGAATACCTCCTATTCAGATTCTAATTCGGATATTTACTTACATGTGAGCTAATGtttatctatttttttattgaTAGTTTTAGATTGCAaaattattatatatgtacaaactaaagtataatAATGTAATAACGATAGCTAGTTAAAATAGTTAATTTATCCATAAATATTTAACAAATAAATACatagaaaaaaattagaaataaaaatatattgcaataaacatataaatatttatatatatttaaataaataatataGAAGTAATTTCAAGATAAAAACAAGAATATTTGAAAGTAAATCTAATCTTCTTTATTATAAAATTAATAATATGGGTTGTGAGAAATGAATATAATTTAAATAGTTTTTGGATGAAAACAGATATGGATAGTATCGGAGATTGTCGAATACGGATATAAAATCGCGGATagagaaaataaatgaaaatcgGATTCGGATGTATCCACTTTACTACCACattaaattcgaatacggatatgAATATCCATATTGATGTTTAAGCAGATATAAATGTTGGATAATTCTAACTCCCAGCTAATGACGTCATGCAGATTTGCTTTGGAGGCATGATGAACCCCCAACAATTTGGCATTTTTTCCATCAGTATGCAGCAGAATGCATAATGCAGAAGAATGATACGGTTTGAATTGCTTGTAAGTTGAAAATATTACATCATAACAAACTTCCTggaagaaaacaaaatattcCTCCGGAATTGGCACAAACGGCAAACCGTGCAGATGAGATTTCATTTTGCAGCATTGGCGCCCTTACAAACAACATATAGTCAAGAGCACTTCCAAAATATAAGAAGGCAAGTAGAACTTCCGAAAGAGAAGGAAAGTAGAAGCTCTAGGACACAACACAATCTTTGCACTAAATCTGTGGGACTGATAGCTTCGCgggtttaattttgttggtaGCTTATGCTGTAGTTCAGTAGACATGAGGTGTTTCGTTTCGGCCTCCAAAGCGATGGCGTGATTAGCAGAGGACACCCCTATTTTGCGATGAGTTCTGACTCGGCACGATGCAGTGCCCCTGCTCTGTTTAGCAATGCGGTGCGCTTTTGGTAGGAAAAATGTACTCACCCTGACCCAGAGCTAGTCCCTGACCTGACACGGTAACAAAcaaacaccaaccgggatactAAAATTGCAGGTTCTAGTGTTCCTGATCTGTTCTTCAGTTACACGCCCCTTTCACCCGCTTTGGTTACTGGTCGTGCATGACCCGGATCGAAATGGTAATGCTTCGTCTCAAAGCATGCATACAGGCATAGCTGCCGTTGATCAGAGATCCGACGAACCTCAACCCATAAGTTCAGAAGAACAGTAGGAGTCTCGCCAGCCTATAAATTCGGACGCGCGCTCACAGCAGACAGCACACACCCAATCGGCCAGACCCCTCTCGATCACGCCCATCCCAGCCAATCCCTCGATGATGGTGCCCCGGACCGCGCCGCTGCTGAGGGCCCTTGTGGTTGTGGTGGCCACGCTGGTCTCCTTCCTCCTGATGCAGGGAGTGGCCGGTGTGTTCGagccctgctcctgctcctgctacAACGACTGCAAGCGCAACAACCCTAACCTCCGCAACGCCAAGGTGAAGTGCCACTGGTGGTGCTTCGAAGACAGCAGGTGCAGCTTCAGCTGCAAGAATTATCACCGCGGGCACTCCTCCAGCGATGACGGTGAGTTCAACAACTCTCCTCGTTTAGTCGTTTCTATCTGATCATCTATAATGGCTGCTGGTTCTCGTCTGTTGCTTGCAAAGTCCGTTTGCCTGAACTACGTGTTCCTTgtggtttttttttctgtgtGGTGATTGATTGCCTCATCTTCCTAGTTTCTTGTGTTCTAtcgctgatttttttttcagacgTGGGTGTAGCCATCGCTTCCGGCGGAGGCCGCCTGGGGGGCATGATGAATGGCACTGGAGCTGGAGGGACTGTCGCTGCCGGTGGTGGTAGTCTGGGCATGGTGAATGGCACTGGAGAGGGAGCCGCTCCTTGAGAGCTGGACGCCTGGACGGTGCTGCATGCATGGAGAATGGAGGCTAGCTGCTGAGATGGAAAGACGACATAATCTGGTGGCCGTAAAGGCTAGCTGAGAGTATATGGTACTAGCAGTAAGAATAAAAGTGCATGCTTGTGAATTGTGTTGAGATCTGTTCTCCATTCTGGAAGGGTCGTGTTGGTTGTGGTTATATATCTGGACTTGATCACTGAGGACAACTCTCTGTGTGTGCCTGTCGTTTTATATGCTTGATGATGAACGTTTAAGAGAAAAGGCCTGGAGTGTTCGCTGCACGTATAACTTCTCGTGCTTCTAGTGTTTTTACTGCTGACCACGGGTGACTAGAACTGATCAATCTGCACGTATGTTCCGCGATCAATATGTCAGTCGAACCAATACAACATAAGCTACAGCTACCCCCCCCAGCATAATAATTAGACCACCAAAATTGTCAGTCCAACGTGAGCTCGGTATACTGGTGAAATGAAGATCCGGTCCAACAGATTCTCAGATGTATTCGGCTTCTGCTTGCAGTTCTTTCATGGTACTGCTCTCGCTGTCTTGCCTATGTTGTTTGTAAGAACACCG
This genomic interval carries:
- the LOC120673318 gene encoding uncharacterized protein LOC120673318 — its product is MMVPRTAPLLRALVVVVATLVSFLLMQGVAGVFEPCSCSCYNDCKRNNPNLRNAKVKCHWWCFEDSRCSFSCKNYHRGHSSSDDDVGVAIASGGGRLGGMMNGTGAGGTVAAGGGSLGMVNGTGEGAAP
- the LOC120676063 gene encoding probable sulfate transporter 3.5 isoform X1; the protein is MGTAAGDGGHPLGAAAAEHKVNLTAQRPFAEVLRTGLAETFFPDDPFRGFGSLPPAERAWGGLKYFVPALEWAPRYTLGKFKYDLLAGVTIASLAIPQGISYAKLANLPPIIGLYSSFVPPLLYAVFGSSNNLAVGTVAAASLLLASIVEAEVPRDDNPELYLQIFYTAAFFTGVIQTALGVFRLGLIVDFLSRSTITGFMGGTAAIIILQQLKGMLGMKHFTSKTDVVSVVRSIFLYRDEWRWQSAVLGVGFLLFLLLSKQLRKKRPNLFWVSAIAPFMVVIIGGIFAFLVKGNEHGIPIVGDLKKGINPLSISQLTFKGKHVNTAVKAGFLSGILALAEGIAVGRSLALIKNEQIDGNKEMIAFGIMNIAGSCTSCYLTTGPFSKSAVNFHAGCRTPMSNVVMSVCIMLVLLFLAPLFKYTPLVALSSIIVVAMIGLIKVKEFLHLYRVDKFDFCICMVAFVGVVFFTMVIGLGASIGLSVIRALLHVARPTTCKLGSMAGGEIFCDVRHYPHARNIPNVLVLQLGSPIYFVNAGYLRERILRWVEDEESVSKADGQDLQYVILDLGGVSSIDNTGIGMLGEVHKSLDRKGVTVALTNPRLEVTEKLVLSGFIRDKVGKEWVFLTVKDAITACRYGLQRSRGKQEDSEV
- the LOC120676063 gene encoding sulfate transporter 3.1-like isoform X2, translating into MGTAAGDGGHPLGAAAAEHKVNLTAQRPFAEVLRTGLAETFFPDDPFRGFGSLPPAERAWGGLKYFVPALEWAPRYTLGKFKYDLLAGVTIASLAIPQGISYAKLANLPPIIGLYSSFVPPLLYAVFGSSNNLAVGTVAAASLLLASIVEAEVPRDDNPELYLQIFYTAAFFTGVIQTALGVFRLGLIVDFLSRSTITGFMGGTAAIIILQQLKGMLGMKHFTSKTDVVSVVRSIFLYRDEWRWQSAVLGVGFLLFLLLSKQLRKKRPNLFWVSAIAPFMVVIIGGIFAFLVKGNEHGIPIVGDLKKGINPLSISQLTFKGKHVNTAVKAGFLSGILALAEGIAVGRSLALIKNEQIDGNKEMIAFGIMNIAGSCTSCYLTTGPFSKSAVNFHAGCRTPMSNVVMSVCIMLVLLFLAPLFKYTPLVALSSIIVVAMIGLIKVKEFLHLYRVDKFDFCICMVAFVGVVFFTMVIGLGASIGLSVIRALLHVARPTTCKLGSMAGGEIFCDVRHYPHARNIPNVLVLQLGSPIYFVNAGYLRERILRWVEDEESVSKADGQDLQCQFDRQHGDRDARRSSQEP